The DNA region CGCTGAGGTCGAACCGCAGGCCGGGCAGGGCGGTCTCGCCGCCGAAGTGGCCGGGACGCGGGTCCGGCTTGATGCGATCAATCCGTCGGCCGCGCATGGTCCATGCTGGCTCGGCGTGCGCCCCGACGATCTCCAGATCAGCCGCAACGCCGGCGACGACGCGATTCCGGCCCGCGTCGTGGCGATCACGCCGATGCACGAACGCGCCGTGCTGTTGCTGCGGTTTGCGGACGGCTCAGAATGGCTGGCGGCGCTGCCGCCGGATGCACCGGCGGCGAACGCCGATGACGACGTGTTCGTCCGGTTCGCGCCGCAGGCGGCGCTGCTGTTCGATCGCGCAACCGGGCTTCGCGTCGGCCAGCCCGATCGACGGCAGGCGGCATGAGGCAGGTGGAATGACCATGGGCATGCTCGAGATCACGAATGTCGACAAGGTCTACCAAAGCCGCGGCAAGCCGCCGGTGCACGCGGTGCGTGCGCTCGACATGGAGGTCGGACAGGGCGAGATCGTCGCGCTGCTCGGATCCTCGGGCTGCGGCAAGACCTCGACCTTGCGTATGATCGCGGGCTTCGAGAGCGTCACCTCCGGCGCGATCGTGTTGAGCCAGCGGCGCATCCATGAGCTGCCGCCGGCGCGACGCAAGGTGGCGATGGCCTTCGAGGGCTATTCGCTCTACCCGCCGCTCACGGTACGTGAAAACATCGCCTTTGCGCTCAAAGCGCAACAACTGTCGCACAGCGAGGTCACGCGCCGCGTCGATGCGATCGCGCGGCTGGTGGAGATCGAGGGCACGCTGGACAAATATCCACGCTCGATCTCGGGCGGCCAGCAGCAGCGGGTGTCGCTGGCCCGCGCGCTGGTGCGCGACGCCGATCTCTATCTGCTCGACGAACCGATGGGGCAGCTCGAGCCGCAACTGCGCGCGGTGCTGCGCGGCCGGATCAAGGGCCTGTTGGCCGAGCGCGGCATGACGGCGATCTTCGTCACCCATGACCAGACCGAGGCCAGCGCGCTGGCCGATCGCATCGCAGTGATGGAGGACGGCGTGCTGCAGCAGTTCGCCAGCGAAAAGGAGCTGAAGAACAAGCCTGCGAATTTGTTCGTCGCGAGCTTCATCGGCGAGCCGCCGATGAACCTGCTCGAGACGGAGGTCGCAGCCGCGGACGGCGGCTTCCGCCTGTCGGCGGGCCCTGACATCGCCTTCGATATCCCTGGCGCTACCCTCGATCAAGCCGCGCGGCAGACGATGCAGCAAAGTAAGCGCGTCCGTGTCGGCATCCGGCCGCAAAAGGTCGCGGTCGGGACCGGTAATGTGCAGGTGCGCGTGATGTCCAACCAATGGCTGGGCGACCAGGCGCATGTCGCCGGTGAATGCGCCGGCAATCTCCTGATCGCGGTGACGTCGAGCCGGGTCGCAGCAAGGCCGGGTGACATCATTCCGTTCGCGCTGGAGCCGCGGCATCTCCACATCTTCGCGGCCGACGGGACCTGCATTCGCCACGCGGAGACGGTCTGATCATGGCGATCCCGCAGAGCCGCGACGTGATCATCGGCATCGACGCCGGAACGTCCATGATCAAGACGGTGGCGTTCACGCGTGACGGAAGGCAGCTCGCGGAGTTCTCGCTGCCCAATAGCTACAGCACGGCGCCGGGCGGGCGGGTCGAGCAGGACATGGCGCGGACTTGGACCGATACCGTCGCCGCGCTGCGCGGGCTCGTCGCCGCGGTGCCGGATTTCACCGCGCGGGTCGCGGCGGTCGCCGTCACCGGACAGGGCGACGGCACCTGGTTGATCGACGACGATGGCCATCCGATCGCGCCGGCGCTGCTCTGGCTGGATTCCCGCGCCGGCAGCCTGGTCGAGGCGATCCGCTCCGGTGATCGCAACGCGGCGCTCTATCAGCGGACCGGATCGGGTCTCAACGCATGCCAGCAGGGCCCGCAACTGGCCTGGCTACAGGCCCACGCACCGCAGACCTTGTCGCGGGCCGCCACCGCCTTTCACTGCAAGGACTGGCTCTATTTCCTGCTCACCGGGCAGCGCGCGACCGATCCGTCCGAGGCGAGCTTCACCTGCGGCAATTTCCGCAAGCGCGGTTTCGACACCGAGACGGCGGAGCTGATCGGCATCTCCGATTGCACCGCCTTGTTTCCTGACGTCGTCGACGGCGTGACGACGACGCATCCGCTGAGCACTGCTGCGGCGCTGGAGACCGGGCTGCCGCAGGGCGTACCGGTCTCGCTCGGCTATGTCGACGTGATCTGCAACGCGCTGGGCGCGGGGCTCTACGATCCGGCGCCCGATGTCGGCTGTACCATTATCGGCTCGACCGGCATGCACATGCGGCTGGCGTCCAGCGCGGAAGCAGTCGTCCTGAATCCCGAGGCCACCGGCTACACCATGCCTTTCCCGGTGCCGGGCCATTATGCGCAGATGCAGTCAAACATGGCCGCGACGCTCAACATCGACTGGTTGATCGATCTCGCGCGCGATCTGCTGGCTGCCGAAGGCGTGACGCGCTCGCGTGCCGACCTGATCCTTAGGCTCGACGAGCGCGTGCTCGCGGCGCGGCCGGGCGAGCTCTTGTTTCATCCCTTCATCTCGGATGCAGGCGAGCGGGGTCCTTTCGTCTCGCATGAGGCTTGCGCGCAATTCCTCGGCTTGCGTTCCCGCCATGGCTATTGGGACCTGATGCGCGCGGTGATGGAGGGCCTCGCCTTCGCCGCGCGTGATTGCTATGCCGCGATGGGCGCGCTGCCTCGCGACCTGCGGATCACCGGCGGCGCCGCGCGAAGCCGCGCGCTCGGCTCGATCCTTGGCGCCGCGCTCGAATGCAATGTGCAGATCTGCAGCCGTGGCGAAGCAGGAGCAGCGGGCGCCGCGATGATCGCGGCGGTGGCAACCGGGATCTATCCGGACATGGCGGCGTGCGCGGAGCACTGGGTCACGCCGTGCCTCAACGCCCCGCAGGGCTTTGATGCGAACCTGGCCGCGCACTATTCAAGGATGTTCCCGGCCTATCTCGACGCCAGGCTCGCGGCGCGCCCGGTCTGGAAGCAGCTTGCGGCGCTGCGCACGGGAGGCGGCCATGTCTGAGACCATCGCCATCATCGGCGATCGCTTCATGCTGCCGTCGGTGTTTGCCGAACGGATCAATGCGGCCTGCGGCAATGCGGTCGAGATCCGGATGCTGGAGCAGCCATGGCCGGACGAGCCGATGGAGCACGGCTATGCCGGCTCCAAGCTCGACGGCTTGAAGGAGTTCATGGGCGATCCGAACGAGATCATCGCCTTCATCGGCGATGCGCCGATGCTGGTGACCCATCTGGCACCGATGTCGCGATCGATGCTGGAGCAGCTGCCGAACCTCAAATTCGTCGCGGTGTCGCGCGGTGGCCCGGTCAATATCGACATGCAGGCGGCGCGCGACCACAAGGTGCTCGTCGTCAATACACCGGGCCGCAATGCGAGCGCGGTGGCCGAGTTCACCATCGGCGCCATCCTCGCCGAGACGCGGCTGATCCGCAGCGGACACGAGGCCATGCGCCGTGGCGAATGGCGCGGCGACCTCTATCGGGCGGACCGCACCGGCCGCGAGCTCGGCGAAATGACCGTCGGCATCGTCGGCTATGGCGCGATCGGCAGCCGCGTGGTGAAGCTCCTGAAGGCGTTCGGCTGCAAGATCCTGGTCGCCGATCCCTATGTCCAGCTCACCGCGCAGGACCGCAATGACGGCGTCGAGCATGTCGCGTTGGCCGACCTGCTGGCGCGCGCCGACGTCATCACCCTGCATGCGCGGGTGACGGCCGAAACCACCGGCCTGATCGACCGTGCCGCGCTCGCGCGGATGAAGCCGGATGCGACCTTCATCAATACCGCGCGTGGCCCGCTGGTCGACTATGACGCGCTCTACGACGCGTTGTCCGCGGGACGGCTCGGCGGCGCGATGCTCGACACCTTCGCGGTCGAGCCGGTGCCGCCGGATTGGCCGTTGCTGCAACTGCCCAATGTCACTCTGACGCCGCACATTGCCGGCGCCTCCGTGCGCACCGTGACCTTTGCCGCCGAACAAGCGGCCGAGGAGGTTCGCCGGTATCTCGCCGGCGAGCCGCCGCTCAATCCGTGCTGACGACGAAAGGTGATTTCGACATGACCCGCGAG from Bradyrhizobium genosp. L includes:
- a CDS encoding ABC transporter ATP-binding protein — encoded protein: MGMLEITNVDKVYQSRGKPPVHAVRALDMEVGQGEIVALLGSSGCGKTSTLRMIAGFESVTSGAIVLSQRRIHELPPARRKVAMAFEGYSLYPPLTVRENIAFALKAQQLSHSEVTRRVDAIARLVEIEGTLDKYPRSISGGQQQRVSLARALVRDADLYLLDEPMGQLEPQLRAVLRGRIKGLLAERGMTAIFVTHDQTEASALADRIAVMEDGVLQQFASEKELKNKPANLFVASFIGEPPMNLLETEVAAADGGFRLSAGPDIAFDIPGATLDQAARQTMQQSKRVRVGIRPQKVAVGTGNVQVRVMSNQWLGDQAHVAGECAGNLLIAVTSSRVAARPGDIIPFALEPRHLHIFAADGTCIRHAETV
- a CDS encoding 2-hydroxyacid dehydrogenase, which encodes MSETIAIIGDRFMLPSVFAERINAACGNAVEIRMLEQPWPDEPMEHGYAGSKLDGLKEFMGDPNEIIAFIGDAPMLVTHLAPMSRSMLEQLPNLKFVAVSRGGPVNIDMQAARDHKVLVVNTPGRNASAVAEFTIGAILAETRLIRSGHEAMRRGEWRGDLYRADRTGRELGEMTVGIVGYGAIGSRVVKLLKAFGCKILVADPYVQLTAQDRNDGVEHVALADLLARADVITLHARVTAETTGLIDRAALARMKPDATFINTARGPLVDYDALYDALSAGRLGGAMLDTFAVEPVPPDWPLLQLPNVTLTPHIAGASVRTVTFAAEQAAEEVRRYLAGEPPLNPC
- a CDS encoding FGGY-family carbohydrate kinase, producing MAIPQSRDVIIGIDAGTSMIKTVAFTRDGRQLAEFSLPNSYSTAPGGRVEQDMARTWTDTVAALRGLVAAVPDFTARVAAVAVTGQGDGTWLIDDDGHPIAPALLWLDSRAGSLVEAIRSGDRNAALYQRTGSGLNACQQGPQLAWLQAHAPQTLSRAATAFHCKDWLYFLLTGQRATDPSEASFTCGNFRKRGFDTETAELIGISDCTALFPDVVDGVTTTHPLSTAAALETGLPQGVPVSLGYVDVICNALGAGLYDPAPDVGCTIIGSTGMHMRLASSAEAVVLNPEATGYTMPFPVPGHYAQMQSNMAATLNIDWLIDLARDLLAAEGVTRSRADLILRLDERVLAARPGELLFHPFISDAGERGPFVSHEACAQFLGLRSRHGYWDLMRAVMEGLAFAARDCYAAMGALPRDLRITGGAARSRALGSILGAALECNVQICSRGEAGAAGAAMIAAVATGIYPDMAACAEHWVTPCLNAPQGFDANLAAHYSRMFPAYLDARLAARPVWKQLAALRTGGGHV